The following are encoded in a window of Vespula pensylvanica isolate Volc-1 chromosome 2, ASM1446617v1, whole genome shotgun sequence genomic DNA:
- the LOC122626957 gene encoding carbonic anhydrase 7-like isoform X2 — protein sequence MMIVWTISLGLLLLIKFSDGSQDFSYDGNHGPSHWPIDYQSCVGKHQSPINIEEHNVKNINLPPLRFEKLDLPRSSFITNNGHTVMIKTNESEAAVVSGGPLRDNYIFEQLHFHWGENDSEGSEDYINNHSFAMELHAVFYKQSYKSMTEAVNHPDGLAVFAYFYEAADKENPTYKPIVEVLPKVETVGSKHELKEPLLLEHLLIPNMSTMQNYFTYNGSLTTPPCSEVVTWVDFKNPQLLSHDQLAAFRNLRTSDGNKLTHNFRPVQPLSDRLVYHNVFNIDNDVPLENNLNNNEDAGDKYNGGLSIRSSATMSILFVVSTVLVTI from the exons AATTCTCTGATGGATCTCAAGACTTCAGTTACGATGGAAATCATG gtCCGTCGCACTGGCCCATCGATTATCAGTCCTGTGTTGGGAAACATCAATCACCCATTAACATAGAGGAACACAATGTAAAAAACATCAACCTACCTCCATTACGTTTTGAAAAATTGGACCTCCCACGTTCCTCCTTCATAACGAATAACGGACATACAg TGATGATCAAGACAAACGAGTCAGAAGCAGCTGTCGTTTCCGGTGGACCTCTTCGtgataattacattttcgAACAACTTCACTTTCATTGGGGTGAGAATGATTCTGAAGGGTCCGAAGATTACATCAATAATCATTCGTTCGCTATGGAACTCCATGCTGTCTTCTATAAACAGAGTTATAAGTCGATGACCGAAGCGGTCAACCATCCGGATGGACTTGCCGTCTTTGCATATTTCTACGAG GCAGCCGATAAAGAGAATCCAACATACAAGCCTATAGTTGAAGTATTACCCAAAGTAGAAACAGTTGGTAGCAAGCATGAACTAAAGGAGCCATTATTATTggaacatttattaataccaAATATGTCAACcatgcaaaattattttacgtataaTGGCTCTTTGACAACTCCACCTTGTTCAGAAGTCGTTACGTGggtcgattttaaaaatcctCAATTATTATCGCATGATCAG TTGGCTGCGTTTCGTAATCTTCGCACATCCGATGGTAACAAACTAACGCATAATTTCCGACCGGTACAACCTTTATCCGATCGACTGGTTTATcataatgtttttaatatagaCAACGATGTACcactagaaaataatttaaacaacAATGAAGATGCAGGAGATAAATACAACGGTGGACTTTCGATACGTAGCAGCGCTACTATGTCGATTCTCTTTGTTGTTTCAACAGTTTTAGTAACTATctaa
- the LOC122626957 gene encoding carbonic anhydrase 2-like isoform X1 produces MMIVWTISLGLLLLIKFSDGSQDFSYDGNHGPSHWPIDYQSCVGKHQSPINIEEHNVKNINLPPLRFEKLDLPRSSFITNNGHTVMIKTNESEAAVVSGGPLRDNYIFEQLHFHWGENDSEGSEDYINNHSFAMELHAVFYKQSYKSMTEAVNHPDGLAVFAYFYEAADKENPTYKPIVEVLPKVETVGSKHELKEPLLLEHLLIPNMSTMQNYFTYNGSLTTPPCSEVVTWVDFKNPQLLSHDQVYRILFIVIIGSLFFTYSYTLEGLYTLNGTRVLNSIKMRFKFQLAAFRNLRTSDGNKLTHNFRPVQPLSDRLVYHNVFNIDNDVPLENNLNNNEDAGDKYNGGLSIRSSATMSILFVVSTVLVTI; encoded by the exons AATTCTCTGATGGATCTCAAGACTTCAGTTACGATGGAAATCATG gtCCGTCGCACTGGCCCATCGATTATCAGTCCTGTGTTGGGAAACATCAATCACCCATTAACATAGAGGAACACAATGTAAAAAACATCAACCTACCTCCATTACGTTTTGAAAAATTGGACCTCCCACGTTCCTCCTTCATAACGAATAACGGACATACAg TGATGATCAAGACAAACGAGTCAGAAGCAGCTGTCGTTTCCGGTGGACCTCTTCGtgataattacattttcgAACAACTTCACTTTCATTGGGGTGAGAATGATTCTGAAGGGTCCGAAGATTACATCAATAATCATTCGTTCGCTATGGAACTCCATGCTGTCTTCTATAAACAGAGTTATAAGTCGATGACCGAAGCGGTCAACCATCCGGATGGACTTGCCGTCTTTGCATATTTCTACGAG GCAGCCGATAAAGAGAATCCAACATACAAGCCTATAGTTGAAGTATTACCCAAAGTAGAAACAGTTGGTAGCAAGCATGAACTAAAGGAGCCATTATTATTggaacatttattaataccaAATATGTCAACcatgcaaaattattttacgtataaTGGCTCTTTGACAACTCCACCTTGTTCAGAAGTCGTTACGTGggtcgattttaaaaatcctCAATTATTATCGCATGATCAGGTATATCGAATTCTTTTCATAGTTATTATtggttctc ttttctttacttattcTTATACTCTTGAAGGATTATATACTCTTAACGGTACAAGGGTattaaatagtataaaaatgaGATTTAAATTTCAGTTGGCTGCGTTTCGTAATCTTCGCACATCCGATGGTAACAAACTAACGCATAATTTCCGACCGGTACAACCTTTATCCGATCGACTGGTTTATcataatgtttttaatatagaCAACGATGTACcactagaaaataatttaaacaacAATGAAGATGCAGGAGATAAATACAACGGTGGACTTTCGATACGTAGCAGCGCTACTATGTCGATTCTCTTTGTTGTTTCAACAGTTTTAGTAACTATctaa
- the LOC122626959 gene encoding coiled-coil domain-containing protein 12, which yields MSEDKVGSLVEEALKRKERLQALKKKNEEAKDINADSPSKLPMPKFRSYKPQDESLKEKVLEDAKPGDVESEVQDQLSAAKSKVVIEELDISNLAPRKPDWDLKRDVSKKLEKLERRTQKAIAELIRERLKQDQHNLATMVNMIGKEETNDRT from the exons ATGAGCGAAGATAAAGTAGGTTCATTAGTGGAAGAAGCTTTAAAACGTAAAGAACGTTTGCAagcacttaaaaaaaaaaatgaagaagccAAGGATATCAATGCAGATTCTCCCAGCAAATTACCAAT GCCAAAATTTCGTAGTTATAAGCCACAAGATGAAAGTCTTAAGGAAAAGGTGTTAGAAGATGCAAAACCAGGCGATGTTGAATCCGAAGTTCAAGATCAGTTGAGTGCTGCAAAAAGTAAAGTGGTTATCGAAGAACTT GATATAAGTAATTTGGCTCCACGGAAGCCAGATTGGGATTTAAAGAGAGATGTTTCTaagaaattggaaaaattagaaagaagaacTCAAAAGGCAATTGCTGAATTAATCAGAGAACGTCTTAAACAAGACCAACACAATTTAGCTACGATGGTAAATATgataggaaaagaggaaacaaatGATAGAACTTGA
- the LOC122626954 gene encoding putative uncharacterized protein DDB_G0271606, with protein sequence MVEDRTEEAISSILRVCILGRYIFLYGGIHGPHLFHETIATCVEIISGVKAENRASIGTDSIMRLIALMIVAIAMASVDRSAAEDVPDLSSNLDVPAAAMKLDKNLRRALLKALTDLETESVEERKDEPVAKAYTANQFQDVSKKDLNNKIDIVQKSSFSFDGFPGDEEIPSEDKLQNSSFVETDKYLIMSSSPSMTIEKATRNDARSFHAQNIITSDKNRGINVGPKIEQLDTKKSNVNSHVSYNVNKVDSIALQSMTPLTEGLTGVASNGIAVANTLPLPKPTVSSPTESPKLNDTLTNGSKIIQKSEEVKIFQAPLVAAFTVQQDESGAPKSVVPIFRPTGDGQALTLQEQLEFKQKLLEKQLEELQQQQIQQTQFLIRQRQLYEQQIRQKQQQQFYLHEQARIKQIEEQTRLKQLEEQRLKQLEEQRLKQFEDPRIYRFQQQSIPSLQQKHRFFEQATNLLNLPTPIESNVRLQPSVSLEVPTVVVPPPFQVNFQDQLRFQQHRQQQQQQQQQQQQQQQQQQRLHQSFGPVTDFQPPVAASTRFNRQEAFNSIGNFGFNEKPSATRNTFTFGVPQRNPINFVYNPYVQYRQTRPPQTPAKQIQHLLYQSGIAGEIGNAEGSGGQEDLNIVSKVLALNVGAIPNKNLHFTTSNRANAGFLAKVPANA encoded by the coding sequence ATAGCTTTAATGATCGTTGCGATAGCAATGGcgtcggtcgatcgatcggcgGCCGAAGATGTCCCAGATTTATCCAGCAACTTGGATGTTCCAGCGGCTGCAATGAAATTGGATAAAAATCTACGTCGAGCTCTTTTGAAGGCTTTAACAGATTTGGAAACAGAATcagtggaagaaagaaaggacgagCCTGTTGCTAAAGCATACACGGCTAATCAATTTCAGGACGTTTCGAAGAAAGATTTGAATAACAAAATCGACATTGTTCAGAAATCTAGCTTTTCGTTCGATGGATTTCCTGGTGACGAAGAAATACCCAGCGAAGACAAGCTTCAAAATTCAAGCTTCGTTGAAACGGACAAGTACTTAATCATGTCTAGTTCACCCTCGATGACGATCGAGAAAGCCACGAGAAACGATGCTAGAAGTTTTCACGCTCAGAATATTATCACGTCTGATAAAAATCGAGGAATTAACGTAGGACCTAAGATAGAGCAATTAGATACGAAGAAATCGAACGTTAACTCTCACGTTTCATACAACGTTAACAAAGTAGATAGTATCGCTTTGCAATCGATGACTCCATTAACAGAAGGTCTTACTGGAGTTGCCAGCAATGGTATCGCAGTAGCGAATACATTACCTTTACCAAAACCGACGGTATCTAGTCCTACGGAGTCTCCTAAGCTAAACGATACTTTAACGAATGGTAGTAAAATAATACAGAAATCCGAGGAGGTGAAAATCTTTCAAGCACCGTTAGTAGCAGCGTTTACCGTTCAACAGGACGAAAGTGGTGCACCTAAAAGCGTTGTACCTATCTTCAGACCAACCGGAGATGGCCAGGCATTGACTCTGCAAGAACAATTGGAATTTAAGCAAAAGCTTTTGGAGAAACAGTTGGAAGAATTACAGCAGCAGCAGATTCAACAAACTCAATTCCTTATCAGACAACGTCAGCTCTACGAGCAACAGATTAGGCAGAAACAGCAGCAACAATTTTATCTTCACGAACAAGCGAGAATCAAGCAGATCGAAGAACAAACGAGATTAAAGCAACTGGAAGAACAGAGATTGAAACAATTAGAGGAACAACGATTGAAACAGTTCGAGGATCCAAGGATCTATCGGTTTCAACAACAATCTATACCATCACTCCAACAAAAGCATCGTTTCTTCGAACAGGCTACTAATCTTTTAAATCTTCCAACGCCAATAGAATCCAACGTTCGTTTACAGCCCAGTGTCTCGTTAGAAGTACCCACTGTTGTCGTTCCACCTCCCTTTCAAGTCAATTTTCAAGATCAATTAAGATTTCAACAACATCgtcaacagcagcaacagcaacaacaacaacaacaacaacaacaacaacaacagcagagATTACATCAAAGTTTTGGACCCGTAACAGATTTCCAACCACCCGTAGCAGCATCAACGAGGTTTAACAGGCAAGAAGCTTTCAACTCTATTGGCAACTTTGGCTTTAACGAGAAACCTTCAGCAACTAGAAACACCTTTACTTTCGGTGTTCCACAAAGAAAtccaattaatttcgtttataatcCTTACGTTCAGTATAGACAAACGAGACCACCGCAAACACCAGCGAAACAAATTCAACATCTTCTTTATCAATCAGGTATCGCTGGTGAAATAGGTAATGCTGAAGGCTCCGGTGGTCAAGAAGATTTAAATATCGTTTCTAAAGTTCTAGCATTAAACGTGGGTGCCATACCCAATAAGAATCTTCATTTTACCACAAGTAACCGTGCTAATGCCGGATTCCTCGCCAAAGTACCCGCAAATGCGTGa